One window of Gloeothece citriformis PCC 7424 genomic DNA carries:
- a CDS encoding TetR/AcrR family transcriptional regulator: MRRKPLQNRSKERVEQILNTAEQILIKGGYKETTTRAIASECGISVGSLYQFFPDKEAIILGLAERYNQQITELFQKLHQQKTSSLPLNEYVELVIDTFKQFFTDNPGYVAMFNQIQELIPQLLKQDADLNAQLVEELANFLQQRKPELEAINVKVIAFVVVEIVGTLLWVSYEQEPSFREQLISQTKFLVLTYLQSHFQPQP; this comes from the coding sequence ATGAGGCGCAAACCACTGCAAAACCGCAGTAAAGAACGGGTTGAGCAGATTTTGAATACTGCCGAACAAATATTGATTAAGGGAGGGTACAAAGAGACGACGACAAGGGCAATCGCTTCTGAATGTGGGATTTCAGTGGGTTCTCTGTATCAATTTTTTCCCGATAAGGAAGCGATTATTTTGGGTTTAGCAGAACGTTACAACCAACAGATTACCGAACTATTTCAAAAGCTTCATCAACAAAAGACCAGTTCTTTACCCCTAAACGAATATGTAGAATTAGTCATCGATACTTTTAAGCAATTTTTTACAGATAACCCCGGTTATGTGGCGATGTTTAACCAAATTCAGGAACTTATCCCCCAACTGTTAAAGCAAGATGCAGATCTTAATGCTCAACTGGTAGAAGAGTTAGCCAATTTTTTACAACAACGCAAACCAGAGTTAGAAGCAATAAACGTTAAAGTGATAGCGTTTGTAGTTGTCGAGATAGTCGGTACGCTGTTATGGGTGTCTTACGAGCAAGAACCAAGCTTTAGAGAACAACTAATCTCTCAAACTAAGTTTTTAGTATTAACTTACTTACAGAGCCATTTTCAACCTCAACCTTAG
- a CDS encoding Coq4 family protein: MNLRDLFNGLQLSVQLSQIGHQIENPQTLAIFKSFVDLFTDLSLDPVGEMTDALMKTPAYNLAAQSLKQNPDCAAMIESRYMAKPHNLEELLCYPKDSFGYIYASYLIEKGYDPDLYSDIVINSDGSYVEARISQTHDIWHIITGFDTSIIGEIGLQAFHLPQFPYPLATMLIANSLMFATLAAPETLPNLLDAIAQGWEMGKKAKPLFAQKWEQAWDKPLIQWQRELNIEPIMYQHSPIEKVLQLQS; encoded by the coding sequence ATGAACTTGAGAGATTTATTCAATGGTCTTCAACTGAGTGTGCAACTCTCCCAAATCGGCCACCAGATTGAAAATCCCCAAACTTTAGCAATTTTTAAGTCCTTTGTAGATTTATTTACAGATCTCAGTCTTGATCCTGTCGGAGAAATGACAGACGCTTTAATGAAAACTCCTGCCTATAATTTAGCGGCTCAATCTTTAAAACAAAACCCTGATTGTGCTGCGATGATAGAGTCTCGTTATATGGCTAAACCCCACAATTTAGAGGAGTTACTGTGTTATCCTAAAGATTCTTTCGGTTATATTTACGCTTCCTACCTCATAGAAAAAGGTTATGATCCTGATCTATATTCTGATATCGTAATCAATTCTGATGGGAGTTATGTAGAAGCTCGGATCAGTCAAACTCATGATATTTGGCACATAATCACCGGATTTGATACTTCAATCATTGGGGAAATAGGCTTACAGGCGTTTCATTTACCTCAATTTCCCTACCCTTTAGCGACTATGTTAATTGCTAATAGTTTGATGTTTGCTACCCTTGCCGCACCGGAAACATTACCTAATTTGCTTGATGCGATCGCTCAGGGGTGGGAGATGGGAAAGAAAGCTAAACCCCTATTTGCTCAAAAATGGGAGCAAGCATGGGATAAACCTCTTATTCAATGGCAACGAGAGTTAAATATTGAGCCAATAATGTATCAACACTCTCCAATAGAAAAGGTTTTACAACTTCAGTCCTAG
- a CDS encoding rhodanese-like domain-containing protein, producing the protein MRSLSSFLTTISTLLTLLVSKKSPESLKKIKAKIKKNYPHISHISTETLAGWLTQPDQPLLLDIRESEEYEVSHLRDAHQVTPNTQIEQVEILKEKDKTDKIVVYCSVGVRSAQFAEKLQQAGYPNVYNLNGSIFEWANENRPLYQGQQQVTQVHPYNSFWGKLLVPNYRAKI; encoded by the coding sequence ATGCGATCGCTTTCTTCTTTTTTAACCACGATTTCCACTCTACTCACCCTGTTAGTCAGTAAAAAGTCTCCTGAATCTCTCAAAAAGATTAAAGCTAAAATAAAAAAAAATTATCCCCATATTAGTCATATTTCAACGGAAACTTTAGCCGGATGGTTAACCCAACCCGATCAACCTCTATTACTCGATATTCGGGAGTCAGAAGAATATGAGGTCAGTCATTTAAGGGATGCTCATCAAGTGACCCCTAATACTCAAATTGAGCAAGTCGAGATATTAAAAGAAAAAGATAAAACCGATAAAATTGTCGTTTACTGTTCGGTGGGGGTTCGTTCGGCCCAATTTGCCGAAAAATTACAACAAGCCGGTTATCCTAACGTTTATAATTTAAACGGGTCTATCTTTGAATGGGCAAATGAAAATCGACCCCTATATCAAGGACAACAACAAGTGACACAAGTTCATCCTTATAACTCATTTTGGGGTAAACTTTTAGTTCCCAACTATCGAGCTAAAATTTAA
- a CDS encoding phosphopantothenoylcysteine decarboxylase — protein sequence MKNWDFTPPPPSDLGDHDVPLEGTHLQGRRIALLITGGIAAMKTPLIARALRREGADVVAFTSSEALRYVTIDTLEWSTIHPVVTRLTSAAEHLSDSAPFDAYLVAPATYNTINKMRYGIADGVITSTLASALGRMEQGKTKIMIVPTMHGSLHNTILTESLKTLDSMGVAIMPPREDYGKHNLPSEREIVVQLCRLISHSPLKGVSILVTGGPTPVPIDNVRRLTNRFTGKLGAIITEELYLRGADVHLIHGEGSYHPPAYLPYQLAKTYDEYLALVLEQLSQKSYPFGIFSAAVADYQPETVLPGKTPSGGVLKTLQLVPTLKVIEEVKQRFPDLSMVTFKYQENVSHEELINIAQERLKRGYSAVIANRGEEIESIGEQIAYLVTQNHPPLQLIGKKVIAQAIADYLERLTS from the coding sequence ATGAAAAACTGGGATTTTACCCCTCCTCCCCCCTCAGATTTAGGGGATCATGATGTTCCTTTAGAGGGTACACATCTTCAAGGACGACGAATTGCCCTACTTATTACTGGGGGAATAGCGGCCATGAAAACCCCTTTAATTGCTCGTGCGTTACGCAGAGAAGGGGCGGATGTGGTCGCCTTTACCTCTTCTGAAGCTTTACGTTATGTTACCATCGACACTTTAGAATGGAGTACCATTCACCCTGTTGTCACTCGGTTAACCTCGGCGGCGGAACATTTAAGTGATAGTGCCCCATTTGATGCTTATCTGGTCGCTCCGGCCACTTACAATACAATTAATAAGATGCGTTATGGGATTGCTGATGGGGTGATTACCTCTACTTTAGCGTCCGCCCTGGGACGGATGGAACAGGGGAAAACTAAAATTATGATTGTCCCCACGATGCACGGCAGTTTACATAATACTATTTTGACCGAATCTTTAAAAACTTTAGATAGTATGGGGGTGGCAATTATGCCGCCTAGAGAAGATTATGGAAAACATAATCTTCCCAGTGAACGAGAAATTGTGGTGCAATTGTGTCGCCTCATTAGTCATTCTCCTCTCAAAGGAGTATCGATTTTAGTGACGGGAGGCCCTACCCCTGTTCCGATTGATAATGTCCGCCGTCTCACTAACCGTTTTACGGGAAAATTAGGGGCAATTATTACAGAAGAATTATATCTTAGGGGGGCGGATGTTCATCTGATTCATGGTGAGGGAAGTTATCACCCTCCGGCTTATTTACCTTATCAGTTGGCTAAAACTTATGATGAATATTTAGCCTTAGTTTTAGAACAGTTATCCCAAAAATCTTACCCATTTGGGATTTTTTCGGCTGCCGTAGCTGACTATCAACCGGAAACAGTTTTACCCGGTAAAACTCCTAGTGGAGGAGTATTAAAAACTCTTCAGTTAGTGCCGACTTTAAAAGTGATTGAGGAAGTTAAACAGAGGTTTCCTGATTTATCGATGGTGACGTTTAAATATCAGGAAAATGTGTCTCATGAGGAGTTAATTAATATTGCTCAAGAGAGACTTAAACGGGGGTATTCTGCTGTGATCGCTAACCGAGGAGAAGAAATAGAATCAATCGGAGAACAAATAGCCTATTTAGTGACCCAAAATCATCCTCCTTTACAACTGATAGGTAAAAAAGTAATTGCTCAAGCGATCGCTGATTATTTAGAAAGATTAACAAGTTAA
- a CDS encoding DUF2945 domain-containing protein, with product MTKNLKKGDQVEWNSPQGEVKGTVEKKLTEPTDIKGHHVAASQDNPEYLVESDKTGKEAAHHPESLTKIDED from the coding sequence GTGACCAAAAATCTAAAAAAAGGCGATCAAGTAGAATGGAATAGCCCCCAAGGGGAAGTCAAGGGAACGGTGGAAAAAAAGTTAACTGAACCGACGGATATTAAGGGGCATCATGTAGCGGCTTCCCAAGATAATCCTGAATATTTAGTTGAAAGTGATAAAACCGGCAAAGAAGCGGCTCATCATCCTGAATCGTTAACGAAAATAGACGAAGATTAA
- a CDS encoding DUF5362 family protein: MESYNNAPLNNPPIGEPPNYEFSSTQERLIGDLAGKMKFVSYFFIAVGIIQIIAGFLQITYVEGISSIINGIIYLFIGWWTYRSGSSFGSVAKTRGHDIENLMDALKQLKNLYTLLFWLLIIALVIFAIFAIVSLFR, translated from the coding sequence ATGGAATCTTATAATAATGCTCCCCTTAATAATCCTCCCATAGGTGAACCTCCTAATTATGAGTTTAGTTCTACCCAAGAGAGATTAATTGGAGATTTAGCGGGAAAAATGAAATTCGTTAGCTATTTCTTCATAGCGGTAGGAATTATTCAAATTATTGCCGGATTTTTGCAAATTACCTATGTTGAGGGAATCAGTTCAATTATCAACGGGATTATCTATTTATTTATTGGATGGTGGACATACCGTTCCGGGTCTTCTTTCGGTTCTGTCGCTAAAACCAGAGGGCATGATATCGAAAATTTAATGGATGCTCTCAAGCAACTGAAAAACCTTTATACTCTCCTCTTTTGGTTATTAATTATTGCTTTAGTCATTTTTGCCATTTTCGCTATCGTCTCTCTATTTAGATAA
- a CDS encoding lipid-A-disaccharide synthase-related protein, translated as MKLLILSNGHGEDVIAVKILQHLQNHPQSPKLAALPLVGEGYAYRNLNISIIGPVQEMPSGGFITMEGKHLWKDLNQGLLNLTQKQYQIVRQWGESGGKILAVGDILPLLLAWLSGGDYAFVGTAKSEYYWQDEYGYLPQTPWIYRWSGSYYFPWERFLMSRPRCKAVFPRDTLTTSVLRQWSIPAFDLGNPMMDDISLEPLSTDSTFNSFNDKLTIVLLPGSRTPEALRNWHTILTAVREIISTFKDKELVFLGAIAPALSLDPFQDDLMSQNWERLPLDALNYPLNDPHKIAFTYHNTPLILSQNAYIECLKQAQIAIAMAGTATEQFIGLGKPAITIIGQGPQFTETFALAQTRLLGISLTLVEHPQQVPNAIQSLLKDPDRWQLMRENGRTRMGLPGAAKRIAQSVIEQFA; from the coding sequence ATGAAACTGCTGATTTTGAGTAACGGTCACGGAGAGGATGTCATCGCTGTAAAGATCCTTCAACACTTACAGAATCATCCTCAAAGCCCCAAATTAGCCGCTTTACCCCTGGTGGGGGAAGGATACGCCTACCGCAATCTGAATATTTCTATCATTGGCCCTGTGCAAGAAATGCCATCCGGAGGGTTTATTACAATGGAGGGAAAACACCTCTGGAAAGACTTAAACCAAGGACTCCTAAACTTGACTCAAAAGCAATATCAAATTGTACGGCAATGGGGAGAAAGTGGCGGAAAAATTTTAGCCGTTGGGGATATCCTACCTTTATTATTAGCTTGGTTAAGTGGAGGGGACTATGCTTTTGTCGGAACGGCTAAATCCGAATATTATTGGCAAGATGAATATGGATATTTACCTCAAACTCCCTGGATTTATCGTTGGTCTGGGTCTTATTATTTTCCTTGGGAACGATTTTTAATGAGTCGTCCTCGCTGTAAAGCGGTTTTTCCTAGAGATACTCTCACCACCTCAGTCTTACGTCAATGGTCTATCCCTGCCTTTGATTTGGGTAATCCGATGATGGATGATATTTCCCTTGAACCCTTATCTACAGATTCAACCTTTAACTCTTTCAATGATAAACTGACTATTGTTCTCTTACCCGGTTCAAGAACCCCAGAAGCCCTCCGAAATTGGCACACCATCCTCACGGCTGTTAGGGAAATTATTTCTACATTTAAAGATAAAGAATTAGTCTTTTTAGGGGCGATCGCTCCGGCTTTATCCCTCGATCCCTTTCAAGATGATCTCATGAGCCAAAATTGGGAAAGATTACCCCTTGATGCCCTTAATTATCCCCTCAATGACCCCCACAAAATAGCATTTACTTATCACAATACTCCTTTAATTCTGTCTCAAAATGCTTATATTGAGTGTTTAAAACAAGCTCAAATAGCGATCGCAATGGCAGGAACAGCGACAGAACAATTCATTGGGCTAGGAAAACCCGCTATTACCATTATCGGTCAAGGGCCCCAATTTACCGAAACTTTTGCCCTAGCTCAAACTCGTCTGTTAGGAATTTCTCTGACCTTAGTCGAACATCCCCAACAAGTCCCTAACGCCATTCAATCCCTTTTAAAAGATCCCGATCGTTGGCAGTTAATGAGAGAAAATGGACGGACAAGAATGGGATTACCGGGAGCGGCTAAAAGAATTGCTCAAAGTGTAATAGAACAGTTCGCATAA
- the patD gene encoding heterocyst frequency control protein PatD produces the protein MLPKSYCQAYHSLVKNLLTLQQHLKQEQADVSTIQETYEQGQKIFTEQILTLSPEEIDPTLVSRWQSVQTEIHRSLRLIGTDLLFWRTSKQQTTANTRLNLMSDRLARMIEYCQIMEKGLPSQE, from the coding sequence ATGTTACCGAAATCTTATTGTCAAGCATATCACAGTTTGGTTAAGAACCTCTTAACGTTACAACAGCACCTGAAACAAGAACAGGCCGATGTCAGCACTATCCAAGAAACCTATGAGCAAGGACAAAAAATTTTTACTGAGCAAATTCTAACTTTATCCCCAGAGGAAATTGACCCAACTTTAGTCTCTCGTTGGCAGTCTGTTCAAACCGAGATCCATCGAAGCTTACGTTTAATCGGAACAGATCTCTTATTTTGGCGCACCTCAAAGCAACAGACAACCGCTAACACGAGACTTAACCTAATGAGCGATCGCTTGGCACGGATGATTGAGTATTGTCAAATCATGGAAAAAGGTCTACCGTCACAGGAATAA
- a CDS encoding RelA/SpoT family protein → MNLITVAQSNPTEIAVEVPLPQWLTECLLTYQSSQEQEDLSLICRAFNFAYELHRGQYRKSGEPYIAHPVAVAGLLRDLGGDSTMIAAGFLHDVVEDTEVTLEEIEERFGLEVRQLVEGVTKLSKFNFSSKTERQAENFRRMFLAMAKDIRVIVVKLADRLHNMRTLEHLAPEKQCRIALETREIFAPLANRLGIGRFKWELEDLCFKYLEPEAYREIQTLVAEKRVDRETRIDKISETLRERLYQIGVKVLEIQGRPKHLYGIYDKMQRQHKEFHEIYDIAALRILVETKEECYRALAIVHDVFKPIPGRFKDYIGLPKPNRYQSLHTTVVGLNCRPLEVQIRTLEMHHIAEYGIAAHWKYKETGGSTYNITSEDEKFTWLRQLIEWQNDLKDAQEYIESLKDNLFEDDVYVFTPQGDVIALARGATAVDFAYRIHTEVGHHMKGARINGRWSVLDTPLHNGDIVEIITSKNSHPSLDWLNFVVTPSARHRIRQWFKRSRREENILRGRDLLEKELGKTGFDALLKSEPMLKVAKISNYQSVEELLVGLGYGEVTLNQVVNRLREVNKAQPETTPTLKSEIPSQTQSSRPSAPLDTHKSPIAGVEGMLYHIAGCCHPLPGESIIGVVTRGAKGISIHRQGCPNVENVSPERIIPVNWNPINGRSQTYPIDIVIETIDRVGVLRDILTRLSDENINVRNAQVKTSLGKPALIALSIDIRDHEQLEYAIKRIKNLSDILEIRRVGQVYED, encoded by the coding sequence ATGAACCTCATAACTGTCGCCCAATCAAACCCTACCGAGATTGCTGTTGAAGTCCCTCTTCCTCAATGGTTAACCGAGTGTTTACTCACTTATCAATCGAGTCAGGAACAAGAGGATCTCAGTCTGATTTGTCGAGCGTTTAATTTTGCTTACGAACTCCATAGAGGGCAATATCGAAAGTCAGGAGAACCTTATATTGCTCATCCCGTGGCCGTGGCCGGATTACTGCGGGATCTGGGGGGAGATAGTACCATGATAGCGGCAGGATTTCTTCATGACGTGGTGGAAGATACCGAAGTTACTTTAGAAGAAATCGAGGAAAGATTTGGTCTAGAAGTCCGTCAATTAGTCGAAGGTGTTACCAAACTCTCAAAATTTAATTTTTCTTCTAAAACCGAACGACAAGCGGAAAATTTTCGCCGAATGTTTTTAGCTATGGCCAAAGATATTCGGGTGATTGTGGTGAAGTTGGCCGATAGACTCCATAATATGCGGACTTTGGAACATTTAGCCCCAGAAAAACAGTGTCGCATTGCTTTAGAAACTCGTGAAATTTTCGCCCCTTTAGCTAATCGGTTAGGAATTGGGCGTTTTAAGTGGGAATTAGAGGATTTATGTTTTAAGTATTTAGAACCGGAAGCTTACCGGGAAATACAAACCTTAGTGGCTGAAAAACGGGTCGATCGAGAAACGAGAATTGATAAGATTTCCGAGACGTTACGGGAACGTCTTTATCAAATTGGGGTTAAGGTTTTAGAAATTCAAGGAAGACCAAAGCATTTATACGGAATTTATGACAAAATGCAACGGCAGCATAAAGAGTTTCATGAGATTTATGATATTGCTGCCCTGAGAATTCTTGTAGAAACAAAAGAGGAATGTTATCGTGCTTTAGCGATCGTTCATGATGTGTTTAAGCCAATTCCGGGACGTTTTAAGGATTATATTGGCTTGCCGAAACCGAACCGCTATCAATCGTTACATACTACGGTAGTTGGGTTAAATTGTCGCCCGTTAGAGGTACAAATTCGGACGTTAGAGATGCACCATATTGCGGAATATGGGATCGCCGCTCACTGGAAATATAAAGAAACGGGAGGGTCAACTTATAACATTACCTCTGAAGATGAAAAATTTACTTGGTTACGTCAGTTAATCGAATGGCAAAACGATTTAAAGGATGCTCAAGAGTATATTGAGAGTCTAAAGGATAATTTATTTGAAGATGATGTTTATGTCTTCACCCCACAGGGGGATGTTATTGCTTTAGCTAGGGGAGCAACGGCGGTGGATTTTGCCTACCGAATTCACACCGAAGTCGGTCATCATATGAAAGGGGCGAGAATTAATGGACGGTGGTCAGTTTTAGATACGCCTCTGCACAATGGGGATATTGTGGAGATTATTACCAGCAAAAATAGTCATCCGAGTTTAGATTGGCTTAATTTTGTGGTTACGCCTAGCGCCCGTCATCGAATTCGTCAATGGTTCAAGCGATCGCGCCGAGAAGAAAATATTCTGCGGGGACGAGATTTATTAGAAAAGGAATTAGGCAAAACGGGTTTTGATGCTCTGTTAAAATCAGAACCGATGCTGAAGGTGGCGAAAATTTCTAATTATCAGTCCGTAGAAGAGTTATTAGTCGGGTTAGGGTACGGAGAAGTCACTTTAAATCAGGTGGTTAACCGTCTCAGAGAGGTGAATAAGGCGCAACCAGAGACAACCCCTACCCTAAAATCTGAAATTCCCTCTCAAACTCAATCCTCTCGTCCATCTGCTCCCTTAGATACTCATAAGTCCCCTATTGCCGGCGTTGAGGGGATGTTATATCATATTGCGGGCTGTTGTCATCCTCTCCCTGGAGAAAGTATTATCGGGGTTGTGACTCGTGGGGCGAAGGGGATTTCTATTCATCGTCAGGGATGTCCTAATGTAGAAAATGTGTCCCCAGAACGGATTATTCCAGTTAATTGGAATCCGATTAATGGGCGTTCTCAAACTTATCCGATCGATATTGTGATCGAAACGATTGACCGGGTGGGGGTTCTTAGGGATATTTTAACTCGCTTGAGTGATGAAAATATTAATGTTCGCAATGCTCAAGTGAAAACCAGTTTGGGTAAGCCGGCGTTAATTGCTTTGAGTATTGATATTCGGGATCATGAGCAATTGGAGTATGCTATTAAACGGATTAAGAATCTTAGTGATATTTTAGAGATTCGTCGAGTGGGTCAAGTTTATGAAGATTAG
- a CDS encoding DGQHR domain-containing protein — protein sequence MAKKLQKINLKSFSNSHQVIVQKTNMGTTGAFIGSVSLEWVAQRVDFASQLPLFKHHLDPLSNNIIRDDRTIEEIQQRPLDWSRQSILTQYLISQTNHKFPPLLVVVSPDWVDDLSAIQWDDEEKALSPAINFLSLDEQESFGLLELPDSVRIFALDGQHRLMGIKGLIDLINTGKLIQYTKDKKPTGAIFEVKNREDIIHLAQEKIGIEFIPAVVAGETRLEAKRRIRSIFVHVNLMATPLSKGQLVLLNEDNGFAIVARKVAVTHFLLKADQERSPRVDWDKANITAKSTVLTTLQALQDMAEGYLEPYFNWKPTKKGLIPLRPSEEELEKGIYHFSQLFDYLATLPSYQKLEAGTDTIKLRHFSHEKFAGEGNLLFRPVGQIALAQALGILVFKKNFSLELLFQKLRQFELGGGLSGIEFPQSIWYGIIYDPNKQRIVVSGRDLAVKLMIYLLGGIDDRMEIAYLREAVAKARTVENRAIGFEGRFVKPKEVGLPAVLTV from the coding sequence ATGGCTAAAAAACTCCAAAAAATTAATCTGAAAAGTTTTAGTAATTCCCATCAAGTTATAGTCCAAAAGACGAATATGGGAACGACGGGAGCTTTTATTGGCTCAGTTTCTTTAGAATGGGTCGCGCAACGGGTTGATTTTGCTTCTCAACTTCCGTTATTTAAACATCATCTTGATCCTTTATCGAATAATATTATTCGAGATGATCGCACTATTGAAGAAATTCAACAACGTCCTTTAGATTGGTCGCGTCAATCGATTTTAACTCAATATTTAATTTCCCAAACTAATCATAAATTTCCTCCTTTATTGGTGGTGGTGAGTCCAGATTGGGTGGATGATTTATCGGCTATTCAATGGGATGATGAGGAAAAAGCTTTATCTCCGGCTATTAATTTTTTAAGTTTAGATGAACAGGAGAGTTTTGGTCTGTTGGAGTTACCCGACTCGGTCAGAATTTTTGCTCTCGATGGACAACATCGGTTGATGGGAATTAAGGGTTTAATTGACCTGATTAATACGGGGAAATTGATTCAATATACGAAGGATAAAAAGCCAACGGGAGCAATTTTTGAGGTTAAAAATAGAGAGGATATCATTCATTTAGCTCAAGAAAAAATCGGCATTGAATTTATTCCTGCTGTGGTTGCCGGAGAAACTCGGTTAGAGGCAAAACGACGTATTCGGTCTATTTTTGTTCATGTTAATTTAATGGCAACTCCTTTAAGTAAGGGTCAATTAGTTTTATTGAATGAGGATAATGGTTTTGCTATTGTCGCCCGAAAAGTTGCGGTAACTCATTTTCTTTTAAAAGCCGATCAAGAGCGCTCGCCGAGAGTCGATTGGGATAAAGCTAATATTACAGCAAAATCAACGGTTTTAACGACGCTGCAAGCCCTTCAAGATATGGCGGAAGGATATTTAGAGCCTTATTTTAATTGGAAACCGACTAAAAAAGGGTTAATTCCTCTGCGTCCTTCTGAGGAAGAATTAGAGAAAGGAATCTATCACTTTAGTCAACTGTTTGATTATTTGGCAACTCTTCCCAGTTATCAAAAGTTAGAAGCGGGAACAGATACGATTAAACTACGTCATTTTAGTCATGAAAAGTTTGCAGGGGAAGGTAATTTGCTCTTTCGTCCGGTGGGACAAATTGCTTTAGCTCAAGCCTTGGGAATTTTAGTATTTAAAAAGAATTTTTCTTTAGAGTTACTGTTTCAAAAATTACGACAGTTTGAGTTAGGGGGAGGGTTGAGCGGGATAGAATTTCCCCAATCAATTTGGTATGGGATTATTTATGACCCCAATAAACAGAGAATTGTGGTTTCGGGGCGAGATTTAGCGGTTAAGTTAATGATTTATTTGTTAGGGGGAATTGATGATAGAATGGAAATTGCTTATTTAAGAGAAGCTGTAGCCAAAGCAAGAACCGTTGAAAATCGGGCGATCGGTTTTGAGGGTCGATTTGTGAAACCGAAAGAGGTGGGTTTACCCGCAGTTTTAACGGTGTAG